The Anolis carolinensis isolate JA03-04 chromosome 2, rAnoCar3.1.pri, whole genome shotgun sequence genome contains the following window.
tccttccacacagccatataacccagaatatcaaagcagacaatcccacatatctgctttgaactgggttacctgagttcacactgccatatatcccagttcaaagcagaaaatgtgggattttattcagctgtgtggaaggggccaagatAACCCCAATTGTAACATATGCAGTACAAGCAAGCAAAGCAGGAGACACAAAACCTCAGCTTCCCATTTGCTGATGATGGGATTTGGCACCTAGAGAGAGTGCAGAGTGTATTATTGTTctcctgtcagctgcaaaaggaaaATAAGTTCTGTGGCCCCTTGGTATCTCAGGACAGCAAAATCCATAGgtgtgcaagtcccatcatataTTTTGGAATTATTCTGGGTTATCTTCAAGCTGTAGATAGTTGAATCCGGGGAGAAAGAGGCATGACTGGAACATATCAGGTGGAGCTGTGGATAGTTGAACCCGGGGATAAAGAGGCCTGAATGGATCGTGTCAGGTGGAGCTGTGGATAGTTGAAACTGTGGATAGAGAGGCCTGACAGGGATATTTCAGGGAGAACTGTGGATGGTTGAACCCGTGGATAATGATGCCTGACTGGAACACATCAGGTGGAGCTGTGGATAGTTGAACCTGTGGCTAAAGAGGAATGACGGAAACATATCAAATAGGGCTGTGGATAGTTGAACCTGTGGATAATGAGGCCTGACGGGAACATATTGGGTGGAACTGTGTATAGTTGAACCCCTGAAGAAAGAGGACTGACTGTAACATATCAAGTAGAGCTGTTCATAGTTGAACCTGTGGATAAAGAGGCCTTACTGGGACATATCAGGTGGAGCTTCAAATCTGGCTCAAGTCGATGCTTTAGGATTTCAATGACAGTATGAAGCACCTTCCTGAACGTTGGGGAGAAAAGCAAAGGCAGGCGAGGCCTGATAAAAAAACTCTGTCCGCCTTCAGGCTGAATGGGTTGCCTGTCCAtctccctcttctcttttgtGCCCTTCTGGCTTTTCCTGAGCGGAAGTGGCGCCCTCGGCttccgcttcctcctcctccgagcGCTGGTACtggagcttcaaggcctggcgGAAAAGGCTCCGGTTTTCTCTGCGCAGGCGCCGGTTCTCCTGCCTCAGCCGCGCGTTCTCGTCGCGGAGGCGCCGGTTCTGCCGGTCACGCTCTTCCCCGGCCCTCAGCGCTTCCGCCTGGCTGGCGGCCAAGTCCGCGTACCTCTCCGCCAGCTGCTGGGGCGAGCCGCCCGCCCGGCCTCGCCACCCGCCGCACACGCAGCACTCCTCGCCCGCGCCGCTCTCCCGCCACGCCAGGCCGCCGCGGGGGCGCGCGTTGCTACCTGCACGGGCGCCGCCGCAGCAGCAGCCCCGCCGCTGCCTGCTGCCCGTGCGCATGCGCCTCATCCCTGGCTCCAGCGCCTCCCGCAGTCCTGATCAGAAGGCCGAGGAGCTCCCATCTGGGCCCATGCGCGAGGGGGGCGGGGCTTGGagccggagggggcggggcttgagGACCGGGGGCGGGGCTAGGGCCTGCAGAGATGCAACCTCCTCAGAGCACTAAGTTCCCCTTTTGCTGGTTTCCTGTAAGTCTTCAGGgcagtattgccatgttccagaagcatcttctgacgttttacccacatttatggcagacatcctcagaggttgtgaggtttgctggaaactaggcaactagggtttatctgtggaatgtccagggtgggagaaagaactcttgtctgttgaccCAGTGACAATTATAACCTTGTTGTTGTGACCCTTTTgggcttctctttctttcttttcgtgtcaggagtgacttgagaaactgcaagtcgcttctggtgtgagagaattggccatctgcaaggacgttgcccaggggatgcccggatgtttttgatgttttaccatccttgtgggaggcttcgctcatgtccctgcatggagttggagctgatagagggaactcatccacgctctccccgggtgggattcggacctggcagctttcagatcagcaactcaaccttcaagtcacaaggctttaatccactacaggGATTAAAGACAGGGAACTccagtcttttgggctgtatggccatgttccagaatttttctctcctgacatttcgcccaaatctgtggcaggcatcctcagaggttgtgaggtatgatgtatgaggagagaaagcttctggatcatggccatacagcccgaaagactcacagtaacccagtgattctggccatgaaagccttcgacaataaatcataaccttgttgaaaaggaaaaatgatgccacatccgtttggcaaatgtgaatctccatgaatatgtggagaccaccttttgaaaagcactagtcaagaaaagcatgactttgttagaagtcaacaCTTTGaaaaagtgatattcacaagcagtcatgtaatggcacacaggtaactccgctgttaaactgaagaaccaggtctttgaactgccaaggacaaagacatgccactacaaaaatatatttggttagcagaggatggttgtttctttaaagctgaaattgtagttgcatttgcccaaaagatatacactccctttaaaaaccttttaggtTAAAGTATGCACTcagataaattaaaaaaaatttttttgaaaaataacatatcttgtttacaaacatcttgtattagttcactatacaggcacatttcttaagttacagataggatatagcttctctgtgttgagtacacagggtatcattcttaatcagtggttcatagtctttaagtatacttgtactcactgaagtccataagtcatctatatatatataaaagagtgatggcatcagggcagaggacaaaacaacaaaactacaggccccccaacctcaaaatttgacaacacaacccatcattcacggctctaggttgatacaacaaaaagaaaagtattttcttttcctaaattcctaaagtcctaattacagggagaggaataatagtttttatccagttgctgccagttagaaggctaagctctgcccacttggtctcctagcaacctactcagcccagggaacaggcacagttaggcctcatttaggcctcttccacagattatcagattttaactggattatatggcagtgtaaagtcaaggcccttccacacagctatataatgcatttagaatcttatattatctgttttaaattggattatcttgactccacactgccatataatccacttgagtgtgcatactaaacataaagactaccatacaacagacattcaataccaccactacctcaacaatttctcaccaacaccaccagacaacgccacagcaatgcgtggccgggcacagctagtatttctatattgaagtccaaacagcaacatacatgcatccacctccactgagctcTGATGCAAAAGtgcatacaaaatggagtccttagtctgaacatgctcagtacaatcacatctctatagtccctcccacaccaaagaggtacagtcaaacttgcaaatcaacatacacatagaatacaggttagcaaaaatatacataataataataaaaataataaaactttatttatacacccCCCTATCTCCCGGAAATGACAACCAAAAAATAGTGAgcggcttgggaggttgctatttccaacagtgtgaatgttgcagttgatcaccttgattagcattgaatagccttgcagcttcaaagcttggctgcttcctgtttgGGGGAATCCTtcaaaggctattcaatactaatcaaggtgatcagttacaacattcacacttgcctccaacaaacgagatctttctcccaccctggacatttcacagaaatatagaccccccccccttgcctagtctccaacaaacttcacaacctctgaggatgcctgccattgatgtgggtgaaatgtcaggagaaaatgcttctggaatatggccatacagcctggaaacctcacagcagcccagtgattctggccataaaagccttcaacaacacatttcccTTTTGCCTTAGGAACCCTGAGCAGAGGAGCTGGAAATCGCACTTTGAATCACGCTTTTCACCTTCCCCACATTTCTATTGGAGGTGGTTTTGGTCAATATCTGGACCCTGAGGTCAGATATGTTCATAGGAGAGTtgcctttatatattttttttgagTCAATTTTTATCCCTCTTTTCTCACTTACCAAGGCaagattcaaagcagctaacaatacaatttattttatttatcgagtccgaagcgaattgaggatacagttataaggCATAaacaaccacaaacaaagttaaaaaccacagagttaaaaaaacacacttggcattatgctaaatttcctttgaccagaagctgggcacttcgagtgcctcttgtgtcgctgtaagaaggtcctccatcgtgcatgtggcagggctcagactgcattgtagtaattggtctgtggtttgctcttctccacactcacatgtcatggactccactttgtggtcccatttcttaaggttggctctgcatctcgtggttccAGAGCGCAGTCAgatcagcgccttccaagttgactagtcttctgtgtgctcagggggagtctctcatctggtatcagccatggcttgagattctgggttttttcctggcacttttggactttcacttgctgaggttttcctgtgagtatctctgtagatcttaaatagctgtttcttgatttaaggcattggcatgctggctgatacgaCACTTTCCAAAGGCAGatccacatagagcgcattgcagtaatccaaactcctcggaggctgagagagtgacttgcccaaggtcacctagcatGTTTTCAtgactgaacagggatttgaaccaccCTATGGACTACCTactagggcctttccagacaggtcctatatcccaggatctgatcccaggttttctgctttaaactggattatgtgagtccgcactgctagataatctgggataaacagaaaacctgggatcagatcctgggatatagggactgtctgAAAGCTTCCTTAGAGGGGGGATGTATTATATTCATTGTTAGCCCTGTTAGTCTAATAAACTTCCTCATTTTGTGTAAAGTGGGAGCCAGTATGGGGTAGTGTTTCAAGTATGAGACTCTATGTATCTGCAGGTTCTGCATCCAGGGATTCAAcctcaaacagaaaaaaataattccaaaatgcaaacctgGATTTTTGCTGTGCACTGAGCACTACCCTGTAGCACTGTAGCTTCCTGTCATTTACAATGTGCTAATTTTTTTGGCTGATGGCTCTGTCAAAAAGGAACCAAGACTTAAATCTAAAGTAAAATGGGATTAGAAATAAGCagccctgcaaaaaaaaaattggcatacTTTATAAAGCACATGGGCTCAACATAAATACACGAtacctataggtaaaggtttcccctgatgttaagtccagtcatgtctgactctgggggttggtgctcatctccatttctaagccgaagagccggtgttgtccgtagacacctccaaggtcatgtagccagcataactgcatggagcgccattaccctcccgccggagcggtacctattgatctactcacattggcatgttttcgaactgctaggttggcaggagctggagctaacagcggccactcacgctgctcccggggcttgaacttgggtctgcagctcagtgcgttaacgcactttgccactggggcaaaTACTTATACATTTCTCAATAAAACTGCTACTGAATCAAATAGCTGTTGTTTTTACCACTTTCCCACAGGCCATGATTTGTTCAGATTATGCTAATGTCCATGCTAGAACAATACAAGTTGAACATTTCTTTTCTGAATTGTTCCATATCAGAAGTGTTTTGAGGTTTGcatttgtatttgtatatgtTTACCTAATGAGATAacctggagatgggacccaagtctggacacaaaaattatttacatttcatatacactttattatATTCATCATCTCCCTATAATTTTATAAgcagtatttttaataatttggcACACTGAACAAAGGTTTGTTAGCCTTAGAAAGCAAAGGCGTCCCTTtcacagccacccatgtggacaattttagagtATTTCAGATATCAGACTTTCGGGTAAAGAACAGCAGCCTTACTTTTCCAGGCTGATCACAAATATGTGGGACAAACCTTTGGGATCTCTTAAAGCAAAAGGACAGAGGTGAAAGCTGGCTAAGGTTGAAGCCATGATAACTGAAGGCGGATCTCAAAATGTATGTTTTGATAGACATCAGAGTAATAAGAGGAGTATGCATAACTGCACTTGTACATCCTTAAGCTTTTGGTTCATTATGTTACACATACATATAATTGTGCCTCTGAGGAAACGATCACATTTCCCCCATACTTTACTgcaccatttattattattattctttcagcTACGCACACCTCCTCAGTCATGCTGTGGCTGTTACAGTGTAATCTGTGTGCAACAACATTAAAACATGGTGTGTGTTAGATAGCTGTTCCTTTGGAACACATGCAGATGAGCAGAGCAGCAAAGTGTTGAGGCTATATTTAATATACTTGCTATTGCTCTTCTGAGACctaatttgagttttattaaatattgcattgtctgCTCTGCTTGTCTTACTGGGTCTGTTAAGGCTTTGGGGGTCTTTAACAGCCCATGGGGTCTAATGAAATGAATTAAGTGCCCTGGTATGATC
Protein-coding sequences here:
- the tusc1 gene encoding tumor suppressor candidate gene 1 protein, which gives rise to MRRMRTGSRQRRGCCCGGARAGSNARPRGGLAWRESGAGEECCVCGGWRGRAGGSPQQLAERYADLAASQAEALRAGEERDRQNRRLRDENARLRQENRRLRRENRSLFRQALKLQYQRSEEEEAEAEGATSAQEKPEGHKREEGDGQATHSA